The following coding sequences lie in one Onychomys torridus chromosome X, mOncTor1.1, whole genome shotgun sequence genomic window:
- the LOC118574358 gene encoding retinitis pigmentosa 1-like 1 protein, which produces MDTSSSEDCEPYVPELSEKRSSCVVINSDSDSAREEKRAKICEISSEDESSSDESSSDESSSDESSSDESSSDESSSDESSDTGDTGAQKSSVIVIDDEEDGNPRLRVSEKIRIDTSDECQLPVLQKKVVECIDSEPISLDDDFEIGDLGESSNKPPPEPQPQREPEQEPQQEAEPEREPRQEPELEAQPELEPEREPQWEPEREPQWEPEREPQWEPEREPQWDPEREPQWDPEREPQWDPEREPQWELEREPQWELEREPQWELEREPQWEPEQEPEPEQETQTEPMFEQETQPEPMFKQETQTEPKSEQETQTEPMFKQETQTLPKSEQETHPEPMFQQETQPEPMFEQETQPEPMFQQETQPEPMSEQETQTEPMFEQETQTLPKSEQETQPEPMFVQETQPEPMFEQATQTLPKSEQETQPEPMFMQATQPEPMFEQETQPEPMFEQGTQPVPKSEQETQTEPKSEQETQPEPMSEQETQPEPMSEQETQPEPMFEQGTQPVPKSEQGTQPVPKSEQGTQTELMSEQETQTELMSEQETQTEPKSEQETQTEPMFEQETQTEPKSEQETQTEPMFEQETQTEPKSEQETQTESMFEQETQTEPKSEQETQTEPMFEQETQTEPKSEQETQTESMFEQETQTEPKSEQETQTESMFEQETQTLPKSEQETQTELEPQLERQPQLEWEPQPEQEPELEQNVTAEGKERKAAALLAQQRKKRKNRFICMAPPKSRRKRRRVVPQDLPSLPSASAEPSPPDEPTSSEQSDPPAECMPLKSPKRKRGRPRKVE; this is translated from the exons CTGTGTGGTGATTAACTCTGATTCTGACTCTGCCCGTGAGGAAAAGAGAGCTAAGATCTGTGAAATAAGCAGTGAAG ATGAGTCGTCTTCTGATGAGTCTTCTTCTGATGAGTCTTCTTCTGATGAGTCCTCTTCTGATGAGTCCTCTTCTGATGAGTCGTCTTCTGATGAGTCTTCCGACACTGGGGACACAGGCGCTCAGAAGTCTTCAGTAATTGTTATCGATGATGAAGAAGATGGCAATCCCCGTTTGAGGGTTTCTGAGAAGATAAGAATTGATACTAGTGATGAGTGCCAACTGCCTGTGCTCCAAAAAAAGGTGGTTGAATGTATTGATTCTGAGCCCATTTCACTTGATGATGATTTTGAAATAGGGGATCTTGGTGAAAGTTCCAACAAACCACCAccagagccccagccccagcgGGAGCCCGAGCAGGAGCCCCAGCAGGAAGCCGAGCCTGAGCGGGAACCCCGGCAGGAGCCCGAGCTGGAAGCCCAGCCTGAGCTGGAACCCGAGCGGGAGCCTCAGTGGGAACCCGAGCGGGAGCCTCAGTGGGAACCCGAGCGGGAGCCTCAGTGGGAACCCGAGCGGGAGCCTCAGTGGGATCCCGAGCGGGAGCCTCAGTGGGATCCCGAGCGGGAGCCTCAGTGGGATCCCGAGCGGGAGCCTCAGTGGGAACTCGAGAGGGAGCCTCAGTGGGAACTCGAGAGGGAGCCTCAGTGGGAACTCGAGAGGGAGCCTCAGTGGGAACCCGAGCAGGAGCCCGAGCCCGAGCAGGAGACCCAAACTGAGCCTATGTTCGAGCAGGAGACCCAACCCGAGCCTATGTTCAAGCAGGAGACCCAAACTGAGCCTAAGTCCGAGCAGGAGACCCAAACCGAGCCTATGTTCAAGCAGGAGACCCAAACCCTGCCTAAGTCCGAGCAGGAGACCCATCCCGAGCCTATGTTCCAGCAGGAGACCCAACCCGAGCCTATGTTCGAGCAGGAAACCCAACCCGAGCCTATGTTCCAGCAGGAGACCCAACCCGAGCCTATGTCTGAACAGGAGACCCAAACCGAGCCTATGTTCGAGCAGGAGACCCAAACCCTGCCTAAGTCCGAGCAGGAGACCCAACCTGAGCCTATGTTCGTGCAGGAGACCCAACCCGAGCCTATGTTTGAGCAGGCGACCCAAACCCTGCCTAAGTCCGAGCAGGAGACCCAACCCGAGCCTATGTTCATGCAGGCGACCCAACCCGAGCCTATGTTTGAGCAGGAGACCCAACCCGAGCCTATGTTTGAGCAGGGGACCCAACCCGTGCCTAAGTCTGAGCAGGAGACCCAAACCGAGCCTAAGTCCGAGCAGGAGACCCAACCCGAGCCTATGTCCGAGCAGGAGACCCAACCCGAGCCTATGTCCGAGCAGGAGACCCAACCCGAGCCTATGTTTGAGCAGGGGACCCAACCCGTGCCTAAGTCTGAGCAGGGGACCCAACCCGTGCCTAAGTCTGAGCAGGGGACCCAAACCGAGCTTATGTCTGAGCAGGAGACCCAAACCGAGCTTATGTCTGAGCAGGAGACCCAAACTGAGCCTAAGTCTGAGCAGGAGACCCAAACCGAGCCTATGTTCGAGCAGGAGACCCAAACTGAGCCTAAGTCTGAGCAGGAGACCCAAACCGAGCCTATGTTCGAGCAGGAGACCCAAACTGAGCCTAAGTCTGAGCAGGAGACCCAAACCGAGTCTATGTTCGAGCAGGAGACCCAAACTGAGCCTAAGTCTGAGCAGGAGACCCAAACCGAGCCTATGTTCGAGCAGGAGACCCAAACTGAGCCTAAGTCCGAGCAGGAGACCCAAACCGAGTCTATGTTCGAGCAGGAGACCCAAACTGAGCCTAAGTCCGAGCAGGAGACCCAAACCGAGTCTATGTTCGAGCAGGAGACCCAAACCCTGCCTAAGTCGGAGCAGGAGACCCAAACCGAGCTGGAGCCCCAACTTGAGCGGCAACCCCAACTCGAGTGGGAGCCCCAACCCGAGCAGGAGCCAGAGCTCGAGCAAAATGTTACAGCTGAAGGCAAGGAGAGAAAGGCTGCAGCTCTGCTGgcccaacaaagaaagaagagaaaaaataggTTTATATGTATGGCACCTCCTAAGTCACGTAGGAAACGTCGTAGGGTTGTCCCACAGGATTTGCCCAGTCTACCAAGTGCCTCTGCAGAGCCTAGTCCTCCTGATGAGCCCACATCATCAGAGCAATCTGATCCTCCTGCTGAATGCATGCCATTAAAGAGCCCCAAACGCAAAAGGGGGCGCCCACGCAAGGTAGAATGA